The segment TGTTTCTCGCCTCGCTCGCCGCCTTGCCAACCGCCGACGCGGCCCCTGCACCGTCTGCTCCTGCCGCGCCTCTCTCACCTGCCGACCTGCAGTTTTTCGAAACCAAAATCCGCCCGGTCCTCGACGACCAGTGTTACCGCTGCCACAGCCTCCAAGGCGGAAAAATCAAAGGCGGCCTGCGGCTCGACACCCGCGCGGCCCTTCTTGAAGGCGGCGACAGCGGCCCCGCGATTGTCCCCGGCAAGCCCGACCAAAGCCTGCTCATCGAGGCCATCCGCTACAGCAATCCCGACCTGCGCATGCCCCCGAAGGGCAAACAGCTCCCCGACACCATTGTCGCCGACTTCGTCGAATGGATAAGCCGCGGCGCCCCTGATCCGCGTATCGCCGAAGCCCCCGCAGCTAAAGGCTCCAGCCCGGCGCACCTTTATACTCCGAACAAAGACCACTGGGCCTTTAAGCCCGTCATCGCTCCACCGGTGCCCGAAACCCGCCACCCCAAATGGTGCCAAAATCCGGTGGATAACTTCATCCTCTCCGGCCTTGAGGCTGCCGGACTCCAACCCAGCCCCGCGACCGATCGGCGCACCCTCATCCGCCGCATCACCTACGACCTCACCGGCCTGCCGCCCACCGATCCCGAGATCTACGCCTTTCTCAACGACCGCGCCCCCGATGCCTACGCCAAAGTCGTCGATCGCCTGCTCGCCTCCCCCCACTACGGAGAACACTCGGCCCGCGCCTGGCTCGATCTCGCCCGCTTCGCCGAAACCAAAGGCAGCGTGAAACGCGACCAAGACCCCCGCTATGCCGGCGCCTGGACCTATCGCGACTACGTCATCGACGCCTTTAACTCCGACAAGCCCTACCCCGCCTTCATCACCGAACAACTCGCCGCCGATGCCCTCGTCCTAAAATCCCTCGAGCGCAAAACCCTCCCCGGCGACCAATCCCCTGGCGACCGCCGCATCCTCGCCGCCATGGGCTTCCTCACCCTCGGCAACCAATTCGACGGCAGCACCAACGACGTCATCAACGACCGCATCGACGTCACCACCAAGGCATTCCTCGGCCTGACCGTTTCCTGCGCCCGCTGCCACGACCACAAGTTCGACCCCGTTCCGACCAAAGACTACTACTCGCTCTACGGTATCTTCGCCAGCAGCACGCGGCCCAAACGCTACGACGACCAGCCCTCCCTTTTGCCCGTCGCCGACACCCCCGACTATCGCGACTACAAAGCAAAGCTCGCCGAACTCGACACCCTTGGAACCGCCCTGCGCGAGGAGTCCAAAGCCCTCCGTGCCGCTGGTGCCGAGATCAGCGCCGATAAACGCCGTGAACTCATCCGCCGTGAGGCCCGCCTCGCCGCCGACTACGGCGACCTCGAGGCGACTCACGCCGGTGCCCCGCCCCG is part of the Opitutus sp. genome and harbors:
- a CDS encoding DUF1553 domain-containing protein translates to FLASLAALPTADAAPAPSAPAAPLSPADLQFFETKIRPVLDDQCYRCHSLQGGKIKGGLRLDTRAALLEGGDSGPAIVPGKPDQSLLIEAIRYSNPDLRMPPKGKQLPDTIVADFVEWISRGAPDPRIAEAPAAKGSSPAHLYTPNKDHWAFKPVIAPPVPETRHPKWCQNPVDNFILSGLEAAGLQPSPATDRRTLIRRITYDLTGLPPTDPEIYAFLNDRAPDAYAKVVDRLLASPHYGEHSARAWLDLARFAETKGSVKRDQDPRYAGAWTYRDYVIDAFNSDKPYPAFITEQLAADALVLKSLERKTLPGDQSPGDRRILAAMGFLTLGNQFDGSTNDVINDRIDVTTKAFLGLTVSCARCHDHKFDPVPTKDYYSLYGIFASSTRPKRYDDQPSLLPVADTPDYRDYKAKLAELDTLGTALREESKALRAAGAEISADKRRELIRREARLAADYGDLEATHAGAPPRADVLTDVKTPKDYPVLIRGEAQNKGEVVPRRFLEILSPEPANRPAYKTGSGRLDLARDIASPTNPLTARVLVNRLWQQHFGQGFVPTPDDLGNQSAPPSHPALLDYLASRFVQDGWSIKGLHRRIVLSATYQQGDSGNLSFAEKDPYNRLLWRSNLRRLDLEQMHDAILAISGRLDPAIGGKSVRLSSEGFATRRALYTFIDRRNPPEFFTQFDFPNPDVPSGKRYETTVPQQALFFMNNPLVIETARKLTQRPAFTQLTRTNERVIFLYNAILQRLPSQNEIKLATTYVNTTYELPANSINKSSAPKPAQPFRTQQNNGPGQRFIDLGPVGGARNEGPLDAWARLAHALFQADEAIYYH